Proteins from one Chelonia mydas isolate rCheMyd1 chromosome 14, rCheMyd1.pri.v2, whole genome shotgun sequence genomic window:
- the MMD gene encoding monocyte to macrophage differentiation factor isoform X1: protein MRLLQERLRRFMNHPAPANSRYKPTCYEHAANCYTHAFLIFPAIVGSALLHRLSDDRWEKITAWMYGMGLCALFIVSTVFHIVSWKKSHLRTMEHCFHMCDRMVIYVFIAASYAPWLNLRELGPLASHMRWFIWLMAAGGTIYVFLYHEKYKIVELLFYLAMGFSPALVVISMNNTDGLQEVAWGGLIYCMGVVFFKSDGIIPFAHAIWHMFVAIAAAVHYYAIWKYLYRSPADIIRHL from the exons GTTCATGAACCACCCAGCTCCAGCAAACAGCCGCTACAAACCCACTTGCTATGAACATGCTGCTAACTGTTATACACATGCA TTCCTCATTTTTCCAGCCATTGTGGGTAGTGCCCTCCTCCACCGGCTCTCTGATGATCGATGGGAAAAGATAACTGCATGGATGTATGGCATGGGCCTCTGTGCACTCTTCATTGTTTCAACAGTGTTTCACATAGTTTCCTGGAAAAAGAGTCACTTAAG gACAATGGAGCATTGTTTTCACATGTGTGACAGAATGGTGATCTATGTCTTTATTGCAGCATCATATGCACCATG GTTAAATCTTCGTGAGCTTGGACCTCTGGCATCTCATATGCGTTGGTTTATCTGGCTAATGGCAGCTGGAGGAACCATTTATGTATTTCTCTACCATGAAAA GTATAAGATTGTTGAactccttttctatttagcaATGGGATTTTCTCCTGCTCTGGTAGTGATATCCATG AACAACACCGATGGACTTCAAGAAGTTGCCTGGGGAGGCTTAATTTATTGCATGGGAGTGGTGTTCTTCAAGAGTGATGGAATCATTCCATTTGCCCATGCCATCTGGCACATGTTTGTAGCTATTGCAGCTGCAGTTCATTACTATGCCATTTGGAAGTACCTTTACAGAAGCCCTGCAGACATTATCCGTCacttatga
- the MMD gene encoding monocyte to macrophage differentiation factor isoform X2 codes for MNHPAPANSRYKPTCYEHAANCYTHAFLIFPAIVGSALLHRLSDDRWEKITAWMYGMGLCALFIVSTVFHIVSWKKSHLRTMEHCFHMCDRMVIYVFIAASYAPWLNLRELGPLASHMRWFIWLMAAGGTIYVFLYHEKYKIVELLFYLAMGFSPALVVISMNNTDGLQEVAWGGLIYCMGVVFFKSDGIIPFAHAIWHMFVAIAAAVHYYAIWKYLYRSPADIIRHL; via the exons ATGAACCACCCAGCTCCAGCAAACAGCCGCTACAAACCCACTTGCTATGAACATGCTGCTAACTGTTATACACATGCA TTCCTCATTTTTCCAGCCATTGTGGGTAGTGCCCTCCTCCACCGGCTCTCTGATGATCGATGGGAAAAGATAACTGCATGGATGTATGGCATGGGCCTCTGTGCACTCTTCATTGTTTCAACAGTGTTTCACATAGTTTCCTGGAAAAAGAGTCACTTAAG gACAATGGAGCATTGTTTTCACATGTGTGACAGAATGGTGATCTATGTCTTTATTGCAGCATCATATGCACCATG GTTAAATCTTCGTGAGCTTGGACCTCTGGCATCTCATATGCGTTGGTTTATCTGGCTAATGGCAGCTGGAGGAACCATTTATGTATTTCTCTACCATGAAAA GTATAAGATTGTTGAactccttttctatttagcaATGGGATTTTCTCCTGCTCTGGTAGTGATATCCATG AACAACACCGATGGACTTCAAGAAGTTGCCTGGGGAGGCTTAATTTATTGCATGGGAGTGGTGTTCTTCAAGAGTGATGGAATCATTCCATTTGCCCATGCCATCTGGCACATGTTTGTAGCTATTGCAGCTGCAGTTCATTACTATGCCATTTGGAAGTACCTTTACAGAAGCCCTGCAGACATTATCCGTCacttatga